One window from the genome of Vicinamibacterales bacterium encodes:
- a CDS encoding dihydrolipoyl dehydrogenase (E3 component of pyruvate and 2-oxoglutarate dehydrogenase complex; catalyzes the oxidation of dihydrolipoamide to lipoamide) yields the protein AVARFPWGASGRAISLGRTDGVTKLVIDPKTERVLGVGICGPGAGELIAEGVLAIEMGATAKDIALTIHPHPTLSETVMESAEVFFGHATHVYRPKKH from the coding sequence CGCCGTGGCGCGCTTCCCGTGGGGCGCGTCGGGCCGCGCCATCTCACTTGGCCGCACCGACGGCGTCACCAAGCTCGTGATCGATCCGAAGACCGAGCGGGTGCTCGGTGTCGGCATCTGCGGCCCGGGCGCCGGCGAGCTGATCGCCGAGGGGGTGCTGGCGATCGAGATGGGCGCCACCGCGAAGGACATCGCGCTCACGATCCATCCGCACCCGACGCTGTCGGAGACGGTGATGGAGTCGGCGGAGGTGTTCTTCGGCCACGCCACGCACGTCTACCGTCCGAAGAAACACTGA